The nucleotide window ATATTGATGACCAAACTGATTTTTTACTAACTAAAACTCTGTATGAAGAATAACTTAAATTTAAAAGGAAAAACAATCATCCTAGCAGGGGCTTTAGGAAGAATAGGTAAAACCTTATCTAATGATCTTCTTGAACAAGGTGCATCTGTAATAGCTTTAGATATTCAAGAATCTAACCCTAAAGAGCACAAACATCAGGAGCATAAAGATTATGATTATCAAATGGGAGATGTATCAAATGGTGCGTCAGTTGATTCTTTGTTTGATTATGGGGTAAAAAAGTACGGAAAAATAGATGGAGCCATAAATACTTCTTACCCACGTAATGAGAACTTTGGAAGACATTTTTTTGACGTAGAGTATGAAGATTTTTGTGAAAATATCTCTTTACATTTAGGAGGATATTTCTTGTTCATGCAAAAATGCGCTAAATTTTCTGCTTTAAATGATCTGTCCTTTTCTTTGGTTAATTTTTCTTCAGTATATGGTGTAATTGCACCAAAATTTGATATGTATGAAGGAACAGATATGACTGTTGCAGTCGAATATGCAGCCATAAAACCAGCTATTCAACATCTTACAAAATATGTTGCTGCCTATACTAAAGGCTCTAATTTTAGAGTTAATTGTATTTCCCCAGGAGGTATTCTTGATGGTCAAGATCCAAAGTTTTTAGAAAGATACAAAAAAAATTCTAGAACGAAAGGCATGTTAGACCCTGAAGATCTTAGTGGAACGGTTTTGTTTTTATGCTCTGATATGTCTAAATCTATTTGCGGTCAAAATATTATTGTTGATGATGGTTTCACTTTATAAATATTAATTTATAGTATTTATTGAGGGCCGCTGACAATTTTTTTAAATAAATAACATGAGTCAATATAAGTACCTTAGCATTCCCGCAATATTTATCTTAGAGGCAGAGATGCCCCAAGAGATGCTTGATGAGATTAATAGTTATTTAGATAAGGCTATTAATTCTGATTTATCTTTAACAAATGCTGACAGATTAATAGGTCAGGGAGAAACGATAGAGCAATTGAGGCTTGACCCTAAAGAAAAAGCGTTTGGAGCCTTTTCTGAAATAGTTTTAACTTTGGGAGTAGAATATATCAAACGATATTCTGAAAACACAAAAGAATACTTCAGAAAAACTAAGAAATTAGAGATAGATTCTCTTTGGTCCGTCCATAGCTATGCAGGAGATTACAACCCCCTCCATGATCATCTAACAAAAACTACGATGGGTATTTCGTTTACGGGCTGGACTAAAATCCCAGAACAAATAGGTTCGCACGGCATCGATATGTATAATGCTTCAGGAGCTAGCGATGGCTTTATTAATTTTACTTGGGGAAGTACTTCTCTTACAGATAAAGAACGTTTAAGGCCCAAAAATAACATTTTACTAGAACCTAAAGAAGGCAAACTACTTTTCTTTCCTTCCTGGGTTCAACATACAGTTTATCCTTTCAGGGGCGAGGGAGAAAGAAGGACTATAGCTGGAAATATAAATTGTTGGGATGTTGAAGACAAATAAATGAACTTTACAGTTAATATAATAATTTTTTATAAGCACTTCTTCTGGAGAGCTATAACCAATATTTTTATAATTTCAATTTTAGTCCTGCTGCCTTTAAAAATTTTTTCCTTGGACCCCTGTCCTGAAGAACCAACAGTAGTTTGGGACAATTGCTCAGGATCTTTCCTATATCAAGGTGGAGAAATGTATTCAGGTGATTGGAAAGACAATTTATTTCATGGAGAAGGAGTATATTTTTACCAAAATGGAGATAGATATATAGGAGAGTTCAAGGAAGATCTTCCAGATGGACAAGGAGCTTATTCATACCAAAATGGGGATATCTATTCTGGCGGATGGCAAAAAGGAAAAAGACATGGCAAGGGAGTTTACGCACACAAAGTAGGTGAGTGGGAAAATGACCTTTATATAGGTAATTTTGTAGAAGACAAGAAGCAAGGTTATGGGAAATATACTTACGCAGACGGTACAAGTTATGAGGGTTTATTTTTTGAAGATTTAAGGCATGGCTTAGGTCGCTATATCTATCCAGATGGAACTTATTTGGATTTAAATTGTGTAAAGGATAACTGTTCGGAGTAAGGAGATAACTATGAGTACTTTAGAAAAAAAGAATAGGTTTTGGGTAATGAAAGATAGGCCATCTGGGCATAACTTTTCAGATGTATTAGAGCTTTTAGAAGAGTCTAACTTGGAAGTTCCTGTTGGGTGTTTTGCAACTAAGAATTTGTATATATCTATGGATGCTGGCACGCGTATGTACATGACAGACAGAGAAGACTCATATCAGCCCCCAATACCTATTGGAGAAAAGTTGATGGGAACTGTTCTTAGTGAGGTTATTGAAAGCAATCATCCTGATTTCATAGTTGGAGAAAAACTTAGGTCTTATGGTCAATGGGCAGATTTTTCAGTTGTAGATCCTAGTGCCATGTATCCAAGTAAAGTGGATGATTCTAAGATTGATATAGTAAATTATGTAGGCATCTTCGGGGCAAATGGATGGACAGCCTATACCGGGGTAATAGATACAGGCAGAGTTAAAGCAGGAGATACTTTTGTTGTGTCTGCAGCTGCGGGATGTACTGGCTTAATGGCAGGACAAATAGCAAAAATCTCTGGGTGCAAAGTAATTGGAATTGCTGGATCTGATGACAAATGCAATTTGATTATTGATGAATATGGCTTTGATGGAGCTATCAATTACAAAAAAGAAGATATTTCGGCAGAACTCAAATCATTGTGCCCTGAAGGCGTGAATGTTTATTTTGATAACGTAGCTGGATCCACTTTAGACGCTGTATTAGAGAATATGGCAAATTTTGGAGTTATAGCAGTTTGTGGTCTTATGGAAAATTATGGCTCAACAGAGAGGTTGCCGGGGCCTTATAACTATGATCTTATATTAATGAAAAGGTTAAGGTTTGAGGGATTCTTTTCTCCTGATTTTTATCATCGAGAATCAGAAATTAATCCCATTCTAGAAAGATGGAACGACCAAGGCCTTTTAAAGTTACCTATCGAGATTACTGAAGGATTAGAGAATTTAGTTGAGGCTTATTCAAAACTTTTTCAGGGAACTAATATTGGAAAAGTTGCACTTAAAGTTTAATTAGAGATCCCCTTCAGCTCTTATTTCACTTTGGTCAATAGTAAATTGCTTGCCATATCTAGCTTCTAATTTCTTTTGGTTCTCTGAGATTACTTCAACCGGGTCAAGTCCAAGAGACATACAAGCTGTAACCCAGTACCACATTATGTCTCCAAGCTCTCTTTTCATATGAAATATATTATCTTCATCAGCTGGCTTTCCTTGTAGAATCATTTTTTTAACTATTTCTACAAACTCTCCCCCTTCACTTCCTAGGCCCAAGGCGCCGGTTAATAGCCTAGGCACATCTATCGGAGAATTTTCTTGTATCCTATCTAGTGATTTTTTTAGAGCTTCGATATTTAAGCTTGGATCGCTAGTTACTTTAGTTACAAAATCACAATAAGTTGAAAAGAATTCTTTTGCTTCTGTCATATTGGTTATCCTTTTTTAAATATAATAACTTAAGATTATTATATTCTCATTTTATTTTATTTATTTAAAAAAAGAAGATGAAGTTGTTAGGCTAATTATATTTATCTTCTATAAAATAGACTTATGGACGTATCAAAAATTTTTGAAAATCTAAATGAAGCCCAAAGAAAAGCAGTTTCATCTGAGAATGCTTCTTTATTAGTTCTTGCAGGGGCAGGGTCAGGCAAGACAAGAGTCATAGCCCACAGAGTAGCATGGTTGGTGGAAATTCTAGAAATAAATCCACAGTCAATTCTAACCGTAACTTTTACCAATAAAGCTGCAAGAGAAATGAGAGATAGAATTGAGAACATAGTGGAAGCGCAGTTAGGAAATTTTTGGTGTGGCACTTTTCATGGAATCTCACATAGGCTGTTAAGGAGACATTGGGAAGAGTCTGGGTTAAGAAAAGATTTTTCTATCTTGGATAGCGAAGATCAGCTAAGGGTCATTAAAAGAGTATGTAAATCAATGTCGATAGATGAAGATAAGTGGCCGCCAAGACAAGCCCAGTGGTATATAAATAAACAAAAAGATGAAGCGAGGAGGCCATCAGAAATAGACTCTGATAAGGATTACTTTAATGAGCAGATGACAAAAATATATACACAATATGAAGAAGTTTGTCACCGAGAAAGTCTAGTTGATTTTGGTGAATTATTATTTAGGACTTTAACTCTTTTAAAATCTAATCCAGATATTCTTTCCCATTATCAAAGACATTTTAATCATATTCTTGTAGACGAATTTCAGGATACTAATGAAATACAATATCAATTTTTAAAGTTACTTAAAGGACCAGATGGGAATATAACGGCTGTAGGAGATGATGATCAATCTGTTTATGGTTGGAGAGGGGCAAAGAGTGAAAATTTAATGAGGTTTTCCAAGGAATTCTTAGGTTCAGAAACTATAAAGTTAGAACAAAACTATAGATCCTCTCAAGTTATTTTAGATGCTGCTAACACTGTGATTAGGAATAATCCATCCCGTATGGGCAAGGAGCTCTGGACAGAGGCAAAAGAGGGAGAGGCTATATCAGTTTATAGAGCCTTTAATGAGGAGGATGAAGCAAAATATGTAGTTTCTTCAATAAAATCTTGGTTAGCTCAAGGAGGAAGTTTAGATGAAGCTGCTATTTTATATAGATCTAATGCCCAGTCGAGAGTTCTGGAAGCTGCAATCTTGAGAGAAGACTTGCCTTACAGGATATACGGAGGCGTTCGTTTTTATGAGAGAGCTGAAATAAAAAATGCCATGGCTTATCTTAGATTGGCTTCAGGTAACGAAGATGATGCAGCTTTTGAAAGGGTTATAAATATTCCAACTAGGGGAATAGGTAAAAAAACATTAGAGTTAATAAGGCTGGAAGCAAAGAATAGTAATTTATCTTTATGGAAATCTTCTGAAAATTTGGTTGATACAAATAGCCTTTCACCTAAAGCCCTTCAATCAGTTCAAGGTTTTTTATCTATCGTAAAGAATCTGAGGCTAGAAATAAAAGACTTAAATCTAAGGAATTTAGTGGATCATGTGGTCCAAATGAGCGGCCTTATAGAGTTTCATAAAAAGGAACCGGGAGAGAAAGGGAGAACAAGAGTAGATAATCTAGAAGAGCTTGTATCAGCTGCAGGAGAATTTGAAATGATACCTATAGAAGAAGATGAAGAAGAATCTAGCCCTGTAAGGAAATTTATAGATCATGCTGCCTTAGATGCAGGAGAGACGCAAGCCTTAGAGCATGAGTCAGCAATCCAATTAATGACCCTTCATTCTTCAAAGGGCTTGGAGTTTCCATTAGTATTTATTACAGGATTTGAAGAAGGTCTTTTTCCACATCAAAGATCTATAGAAGAAGCTGGGCAATTAGAAGAAGAGAGGAGACTCTGTTATGTAGGAATCACTAGATCTATGAAGAAGCTCCATTTCATTCATGCTGAGACTCGAAATTTATATGGTTCTGAAACATATAATCCTCCTTCACGCTTCTTGGAAGAAATACCCAAGGAGCTTATCAATGAGATAAGAGCAGCAAGAGAAAAACGTACATATCAGAAAAAGAATTCACCAGTAAATTCAGGACAAGTACCAGAGACAGATTTCTCTTTGGGGCAAAGAGTGAAACATACAAAATTTGGTGAAGGCGTAATTTTAAATTATGAAGGTCAGGGAGCAAATGCTAGGGTTGAAGTTAAATTTGGAAAAAGTTCTAGTAAATGGCTTATGGTAGAGTTTGCTAACTTATCTCCTGTATACTAGTTAATCAATCCCTTAAAATATAAATATGAAAAAAAATATTGTTTTATCTTTAGCTTTTTTATTATTAGTTAACTGTGGTCAGGGAAAAGAATCAAATACCGATACCCTTAACTCTAATTCTTCTGAAGTATACAAATGGAATATGGTGACAACTTGGCCAAAGAATTTTCCAGGACTGGGAATGGCTGCAGAGAA belongs to SAR86 cluster bacterium and includes:
- the uvrD gene encoding DNA helicase II, encoding MDVSKIFENLNEAQRKAVSSENASLLVLAGAGSGKTRVIAHRVAWLVEILEINPQSILTVTFTNKAAREMRDRIENIVEAQLGNFWCGTFHGISHRLLRRHWEESGLRKDFSILDSEDQLRVIKRVCKSMSIDEDKWPPRQAQWYINKQKDEARRPSEIDSDKDYFNEQMTKIYTQYEEVCHRESLVDFGELLFRTLTLLKSNPDILSHYQRHFNHILVDEFQDTNEIQYQFLKLLKGPDGNITAVGDDDQSVYGWRGAKSENLMRFSKEFLGSETIKLEQNYRSSQVILDAANTVIRNNPSRMGKELWTEAKEGEAISVYRAFNEEDEAKYVVSSIKSWLAQGGSLDEAAILYRSNAQSRVLEAAILREDLPYRIYGGVRFYERAEIKNAMAYLRLASGNEDDAAFERVINIPTRGIGKKTLELIRLEAKNSNLSLWKSSENLVDTNSLSPKALQSVQGFLSIVKNLRLEIKDLNLRNLVDHVVQMSGLIEFHKKEPGEKGRTRVDNLEELVSAAGEFEMIPIEEDEEESSPVRKFIDHAALDAGETQALEHESAIQLMTLHSSKGLEFPLVFITGFEEGLFPHQRSIEEAGQLEEERRLCYVGITRSMKKLHFIHAETRNLYGSETYNPPSRFLEEIPKELINEIRAAREKRTYQKKNSPVNSGQVPETDFSLGQRVKHTKFGEGVILNYEGQGANARVEVKFGKSSSKWLMVEFANLSPVY
- a CDS encoding putative 2OG-Fe(II) oxygenase; this encodes MSQYKYLSIPAIFILEAEMPQEMLDEINSYLDKAINSDLSLTNADRLIGQGETIEQLRLDPKEKAFGAFSEIVLTLGVEYIKRYSENTKEYFRKTKKLEIDSLWSVHSYAGDYNPLHDHLTKTTMGISFTGWTKIPEQIGSHGIDMYNASGASDGFINFTWGSTSLTDKERLRPKNNILLEPKEGKLLFFPSWVQHTVYPFRGEGERRTIAGNINCWDVEDK
- a CDS encoding MazG nucleotide pyrophosphohydrolase domain-containing protein produces the protein MTEAKEFFSTYCDFVTKVTSDPSLNIEALKKSLDRIQENSPIDVPRLLTGALGLGSEGGEFVEIVKKMILQGKPADEDNIFHMKRELGDIMWYWVTACMSLGLDPVEVISENQKKLEARYGKQFTIDQSEIRAEGDL
- a CDS encoding oxidoreductase, coding for MKNNLNLKGKTIILAGALGRIGKTLSNDLLEQGASVIALDIQESNPKEHKHQEHKDYDYQMGDVSNGASVDSLFDYGVKKYGKIDGAINTSYPRNENFGRHFFDVEYEDFCENISLHLGGYFLFMQKCAKFSALNDLSFSLVNFSSVYGVIAPKFDMYEGTDMTVAVEYAAIKPAIQHLTKYVAAYTKGSNFRVNCISPGGILDGQDPKFLERYKKNSRTKGMLDPEDLSGTVLFLCSDMSKSICGQNIIVDDGFTL
- a CDS encoding NADP-dependent oxidoreductase, which codes for MSTLEKKNRFWVMKDRPSGHNFSDVLELLEESNLEVPVGCFATKNLYISMDAGTRMYMTDREDSYQPPIPIGEKLMGTVLSEVIESNHPDFIVGEKLRSYGQWADFSVVDPSAMYPSKVDDSKIDIVNYVGIFGANGWTAYTGVIDTGRVKAGDTFVVSAAAGCTGLMAGQIAKISGCKVIGIAGSDDKCNLIIDEYGFDGAINYKKEDISAELKSLCPEGVNVYFDNVAGSTLDAVLENMANFGVIAVCGLMENYGSTERLPGPYNYDLILMKRLRFEGFFSPDFYHRESEINPILERWNDQGLLKLPIEITEGLENLVEAYSKLFQGTNIGKVALKV